The following are encoded in a window of Halosolutus halophilus genomic DNA:
- a CDS encoding metal-dependent hydrolase — translation MWPWGHLAVAYLLYTGITTSRFDRVPRAWPLLALALGTQFPDLIDKPLAWTFGVLPGGRTFAHSLLVAALLVPAVVAVAIHLDRREVGTAFVLGHVSHLLADVPPAAFTGDLSGIAFLLWPLVDQPPEEPVDGLLDAILHYYAMGPYEVFQLGLFVVAALVWYHDGRPGLGLVRTSIDRLGRLVRS, via the coding sequence ATGTGGCCCTGGGGACATCTCGCCGTCGCGTACCTCCTGTACACCGGCATCACGACGTCCCGGTTCGATCGAGTCCCGCGTGCCTGGCCCCTCCTGGCCCTCGCCCTCGGCACCCAGTTTCCCGACCTGATCGACAAACCCCTCGCGTGGACGTTCGGCGTCCTCCCCGGGGGCCGGACGTTCGCCCACTCGCTACTGGTCGCTGCCCTGCTCGTGCCGGCAGTCGTCGCGGTTGCGATCCACCTCGATCGGCGCGAGGTCGGCACGGCGTTCGTCCTGGGGCACGTCTCACACCTTCTCGCGGACGTCCCGCCCGCGGCGTTCACCGGTGACCTCTCGGGGATCGCGTTCCTCCTGTGGCCCCTCGTCGACCAGCCGCCGGAGGAACCCGTCGACGGGCTCCTCGACGCCATCCTCCACTACTACGCGATGGGACCGTACGAGGTGTTCCAGTTGGGCCTGTTCGTCGTCGCCGCCCTCGTCTGGTACCACGACGGCCGGCCCGGTCTCGGGCTCGTGCGAACGTCGATCGATCGGCTCGGCCGGTTGGTCCGATCCTGA
- a CDS encoding HVO_A0556 family zinc finger protein: MAKLQPSQSDSHETKLLSMLAGRSCPHCSDGELERGIYKDNRAVICDTCETPRVQLW, translated from the coding sequence ATGGCGAAATTACAGCCCTCGCAGTCCGACAGCCACGAGACGAAGTTGCTGTCGATGCTCGCGGGTCGATCGTGTCCCCACTGTTCGGACGGGGAACTCGAGCGGGGCATCTACAAGGACAACAGGGCGGTCATCTGTGACACCTGTGAGACGCCTCGCGTGCAACTCTGGTAG
- a CDS encoding DUF7511 domain-containing protein — protein sequence MTTDPDIVPHRPTESTTELDHVTIENEDAPNECAIFPSESSDLDQMTNWIVAHDDSFVALTAMC from the coding sequence ATGACGACCGATCCCGACATCGTGCCCCACCGGCCGACCGAATCGACGACCGAACTCGACCACGTTACTATCGAGAACGAGGACGCGCCCAACGAATGTGCCATCTTTCCCTCCGAGTCGAGCGACCTCGACCAGATGACCAACTGGATCGTGGCACACGACGACTCGTTCGTCGCCCTCACCGCGATGTGCTAA
- a CDS encoding S1C family serine protease, which translates to MDETRLSRRGLLAAASAGFAGAVAGCTEPRADNSIEGNSSHGIDRDNLADGSTYTDVYEGIIDSVTQIRAFGVDDPVTGEEGRGQGSGFVIDDSHVVTNQHVVAGAEDVDLQYINGDWSSTRLVGTDYYSDLAVLDADHVPDAATPLSLDDERPVVGQQVVAIGNPYGLEGSMSAGIVSGVERTLSPPGRQFSFSDVVQTDAAVNPGNSGGPLVDLDGDVVGVVNATSGENIGFAVSATLASRVVPSLIADGTYEHPYMGIGLRTVDRLVAEANDLSAATGVIVTDVFAGEAAAAAGLRGSDETVERRGEPIPVGGDVILALDGAPIPDRHALSTFLALETSPDDTITVDYWRDGSEQSTTLTLGSRPEV; encoded by the coding sequence ATGGACGAGACGCGACTGAGTCGTCGCGGGTTGCTCGCCGCGGCGAGTGCCGGATTCGCCGGTGCCGTCGCCGGCTGCACCGAGCCCCGGGCCGATAACTCGATCGAGGGGAATTCCTCGCACGGGATCGATCGGGACAACCTCGCCGACGGATCGACCTACACCGACGTCTACGAGGGGATCATCGATTCGGTCACCCAGATCCGGGCCTTCGGCGTCGACGATCCGGTCACCGGGGAAGAGGGACGCGGACAGGGATCCGGCTTCGTCATCGACGACAGCCACGTCGTCACCAACCAGCACGTCGTCGCCGGGGCGGAGGACGTCGACCTCCAGTACATCAACGGCGACTGGTCGAGCACTCGACTCGTCGGGACCGACTACTACAGCGACCTCGCGGTGCTCGACGCCGATCACGTCCCCGACGCCGCGACACCGCTCTCGCTCGACGACGAGCGGCCCGTCGTCGGCCAGCAGGTCGTCGCGATCGGCAACCCCTACGGACTCGAGGGATCGATGTCGGCGGGGATCGTCAGCGGCGTCGAACGAACGCTGAGTCCGCCCGGCCGACAGTTCTCCTTCTCGGACGTGGTCCAGACCGACGCGGCCGTCAATCCCGGCAACAGCGGCGGCCCGCTCGTCGACCTCGACGGCGACGTGGTCGGCGTCGTCAACGCCACCAGCGGGGAGAACATCGGCTTCGCGGTCTCGGCGACGCTGGCGAGTCGAGTCGTCCCGTCGCTCATCGCGGACGGCACGTACGAGCACCCCTACATGGGTATCGGGCTCCGGACGGTCGATCGACTCGTCGCCGAGGCGAACGATCTCTCGGCGGCGACCGGCGTCATCGTCACCGACGTCTTCGCGGGCGAAGCCGCCGCAGCCGCCGGCCTCCGGGGGAGCGACGAGACCGTCGAACGCCGCGGCGAACCGATCCCGGTCGGCGGCGACGTCATCCTCGCGCTGGACGGTGCTCCGATCCCGGACCGGCACGCGCTGTCGACGTTCCTCGCACTCGAGACCAGCCCCGACGACACGATCACCGTCGACTACTGGCGCGACGGCAGCGAGCAGTCGACGACTCTGACGCTCGGGTCGCGACCCGAAGTGTAG
- a CDS encoding tRNA pseudouridine(54/55) synthase Pus10 has product MLTDDARALLATGPVCDSCLGRPFADRSFGLTNAERGRALRTTAAMEDDEDFEPVDPEECWVCEGYCGTFDAIAETIVDALEGIEFDTYQVGTQVPPLVEENERLLREDADLDPEAGESIKRETNREVGRRVGATTGAEVGFERPDVLAVVDLEGFDPFDVLAGGDVTSHAIDLQVNPAFVYGRYRKLERDVPQTEWPCRECGGSGVQLGDAGEEPCDYCGGSGYMYETSVEQTVRPHVVDAMDGEEGTFHGAGREDVDARMLGEGRPFVLEVKRPRKRDPDPAALEREINEAAEGSVEVEGLRLATYEMVERVKEHDASKHYRADVAFADPIDEDDFEDALETLDGATVEQDTPQRVDHRRASLTRERTVHAIEGELREPTRAEVRVHGEGGLYIKELVSSDDGRTEPSLAGLLDTGAEVTALDVTGVEGEDEPFELEAYFRDDPRAEDENEDAVEATD; this is encoded by the coding sequence ATGCTTACGGACGACGCCCGTGCGCTGCTGGCGACGGGGCCGGTCTGTGACTCCTGTCTCGGCCGCCCCTTCGCCGATCGGAGTTTCGGGCTGACCAACGCCGAGCGTGGGCGGGCGCTGCGCACGACGGCCGCGATGGAAGACGACGAGGACTTCGAACCGGTCGATCCCGAGGAGTGCTGGGTCTGCGAGGGTTACTGTGGCACCTTCGACGCGATCGCCGAAACGATCGTCGACGCCCTCGAGGGGATCGAGTTCGACACCTACCAGGTGGGGACGCAGGTGCCGCCGCTGGTCGAGGAGAACGAGCGCCTCCTCCGGGAGGACGCCGACCTCGACCCCGAGGCCGGCGAGTCGATAAAGCGCGAGACGAACCGCGAGGTCGGCCGTCGCGTCGGCGCGACGACGGGTGCCGAGGTCGGGTTCGAACGTCCAGACGTGCTCGCGGTCGTCGACCTCGAGGGGTTCGACCCGTTCGACGTCCTCGCGGGCGGGGACGTGACGAGCCACGCGATCGACCTGCAGGTCAACCCGGCGTTCGTCTACGGCCGCTACCGCAAACTCGAGCGGGACGTTCCCCAGACGGAGTGGCCCTGCCGGGAGTGTGGCGGCAGCGGCGTCCAGCTGGGCGACGCCGGGGAGGAACCCTGCGACTACTGCGGGGGATCGGGCTACATGTACGAGACCAGCGTCGAACAGACGGTTCGTCCGCACGTCGTCGACGCGATGGACGGCGAGGAGGGCACCTTCCACGGCGCGGGCCGGGAGGACGTCGATGCGCGGATGCTCGGCGAGGGCCGGCCGTTCGTCCTCGAGGTCAAGCGGCCCCGGAAGCGCGACCCCGATCCGGCTGCCCTCGAACGCGAGATCAACGAGGCGGCCGAGGGGAGCGTCGAGGTCGAGGGACTGCGATTGGCGACCTACGAGATGGTCGAGCGCGTCAAAGAACACGACGCGAGCAAGCACTACCGCGCGGACGTCGCGTTCGCCGACCCGATCGACGAGGACGACTTCGAGGACGCGCTGGAAACCCTCGACGGGGCGACCGTCGAGCAGGACACGCCCCAGCGGGTCGATCACCGCCGGGCGAGTCTGACCCGCGAGCGGACGGTCCACGCGATCGAGGGCGAGTTGCGCGAACCGACCCGGGCCGAGGTGCGAGTTCACGGCGAGGGCGGCCTCTACATCAAGGAACTCGTCAGCAGCGACGACGGCCGGACGGAGCCGAGTCTCGCCGGCCTCCTCGACACGGGCGCCGAGGTGACGGCGCTCGACGTCACCGGCGTCGAGGGCGAGGACGAACCCTTCGAACTGGAGGCGTACTTCCGGGACGATCCGCGTGCCGAGGACGAGAACGAGGACGCCGTCGAAGCGACCGACTGA
- the rnhB gene encoding ribonuclease HII, producing the protein MPFGVDEAGKGPAIGSMFAAAIWLETPDALPDGIADSKRLAPDRREELAAALREDDRVGVGVGEITPERIDDPATDMNSLTVRAHADAIEAALPDAHGSDSGVPSGLCDACDTDADRFARRVTDACSLSIDVDARHGADDDSRIVGAASIVAKVERDAHVARLAEAYGPIGSGYPSDPTTREFLESYVADHGELPPVARASWSTCEDVLAAAQQTGLGQF; encoded by the coding sequence ATGCCATTCGGCGTCGACGAGGCGGGGAAGGGACCGGCGATCGGGTCGATGTTCGCGGCCGCGATCTGGCTCGAGACGCCGGACGCGCTGCCCGACGGAATCGCCGACTCGAAGCGACTCGCTCCCGATCGACGCGAGGAACTGGCCGCCGCGCTCCGCGAGGACGATCGCGTCGGCGTCGGCGTCGGCGAAATCACGCCCGAGCGGATCGACGATCCCGCGACGGACATGAACTCGCTGACGGTGCGGGCCCACGCCGACGCGATCGAGGCAGCCCTCCCCGACGCTCACGGTTCCGACTCCGGCGTCCCGTCCGGGCTCTGTGACGCCTGTGACACCGACGCCGATCGGTTCGCCCGTCGCGTGACCGACGCCTGCTCGCTGTCGATCGACGTCGACGCGAGACACGGAGCCGACGACGACTCCCGGATCGTCGGCGCAGCGAGTATCGTCGCCAAGGTCGAACGCGATGCCCACGTCGCCAGACTCGCCGAGGCGTACGGCCCGATCGGGAGCGGCTATCCGAGCGATCCGACCACGCGCGAGTTCCTCGAAAGCTACGTCGCCGACCACGGCGAGTTACCACCCGTCGCCCGCGCGTCGTGGTCGACCTGCGAGGACGTGCTCGCGGCGGCCCAGCAGACGGGTCTCGGGCAGTTCTAG